A portion of the Bacteroides faecium genome contains these proteins:
- a CDS encoding sensor histidine kinase produces the protein MIFSRHLYWIILLHVMLILATSGTGAWLIISQRGFVIGALLIICSLLQICGLVNKLNSFNQKLRIFFDAIEDKDNMLYFPEHNVSKEQEKLNRSLNRINLLLAKTQSEYSRQEHFYRSLLEEVPSGVLAWDSTGKIIMANSAALSLLDCQQLTRYRQLESLLQEKGRKEHLSLSQSRMKLQDETITLLSIKDIGDELSDKESESWNKLSHVLTHEIMNTIAPIISLSQTLSTYPDINEKAVRGLRIIQAQSERLLQFTESFRHLSYLPQPEKKLFSLTATLENLRELLSGDFKESNITFTLTCEPETIYMKGDENQLSQVLLNLLKNSMQALEGTEKGRISIHAQQDERISIDIADNGPGIPPELQEKIFIPFFTTKSEGSGIGLNLCKQIIRLHDGHLTIQESNPGKTVFHMDIPL, from the coding sequence ATGATATTCAGCCGCCACCTCTATTGGATTATACTGCTACACGTCATGCTTATTCTCGCTACATCGGGAACAGGCGCCTGGCTTATCATCTCACAACGCGGATTTGTGATAGGTGCATTATTAATCATCTGTTCCCTGCTCCAAATCTGCGGATTAGTAAACAAGTTAAATTCATTCAATCAAAAGTTACGTATCTTCTTCGACGCGATAGAAGATAAGGACAATATGCTTTACTTCCCCGAACACAACGTCAGCAAGGAACAGGAAAAACTGAACCGCTCTCTCAACCGCATCAATCTCCTGCTCGCCAAAACCCAATCAGAATACTCCAGACAGGAACACTTCTACCGCTCGCTCCTGGAAGAAGTGCCCAGCGGCGTATTGGCATGGGATTCTACGGGAAAGATAATCATGGCAAACAGCGCTGCCCTTTCCCTATTAGACTGCCAGCAATTAACCCGATACCGGCAACTGGAATCCCTTCTGCAAGAAAAAGGCAGAAAGGAGCATCTCAGCCTTTCGCAAAGCCGGATGAAACTACAAGATGAAACAATAACCCTCTTGTCTATCAAGGACATCGGCGACGAACTTAGCGACAAGGAAAGTGAATCGTGGAACAAACTAAGCCACGTGCTCACCCATGAGATAATGAACACCATCGCTCCCATTATCTCCCTGTCACAAACACTGTCCACCTATCCGGACATTAACGAGAAAGCGGTTCGCGGACTCCGTATCATTCAGGCGCAAAGCGAACGCCTGTTACAATTTACCGAATCCTTCCGCCATCTCTCCTACCTGCCGCAACCCGAAAAGAAACTTTTCTCACTTACGGCAACCCTGGAGAATCTCCGTGAACTCCTGTCCGGCGACTTCAAAGAAAGCAATATCACCTTCACACTGACCTGTGAACCCGAAACCATTTACATGAAAGGCGACGAGAACCAACTCTCCCAAGTCCTGCTCAACCTTCTGAAAAACTCCATGCAAGCACTGGAAGGAACAGAAAAAGGAAGAATCAGTATCCACGCACAGCAAGACGAACGCATATCCATCGACATTGCGGACAACGGCCCGGGCATTCCGCCCGAATTGCAGGAAAAGATTTTTATTCCTTTTTTTACCACCAAATCAGAAGGCAGCGGCATCGGATTAAACCTTTGCAAACAAATCATCCGCCTTCACGACGGGCATCTCACCATTCAGGAGAGCAACCCCGGCAAAACTGTTTTTCATATGGATATACCGCTATAA
- a CDS encoding ABC transporter permease produces MSLSLFIARRIYRESDGGKQVSRPAVLIAMAGIAIGLAVMIIAVAVVIGFKSEVRNKVIGFGSHIQIANLDAASSYETHPIMVGDSMMAALVAYPEISHVQRFSTKPGMIKTDDAFQGMVLKGVGPEFDPRFMQEYLLEGEIPVFSDSVSSNQVLISKALATKMKLKLGDKIYTYYIQDDVRARRLTIAGIYQTNFSEYDNLFLLTDLNLVNRLNGWQPEQVTGVELQVKDYDKLEDTTYEIAVDTDNQQDELGGVYYVRNIEQLNPQIFEWLGLLDMNVWVILLLMIGVAGFTMISGLLIIIIERTNMIGILKALGATNFTIRKTFLWLSVFLIGKGMLWGNVIGLSFYFLQSQFGIFKLDPESYYVDTVSVSFNIWLFLLINIGTLLSSVLMLIGPSFLITKINPASSMRYE; encoded by the coding sequence TTGTCTCTATCACTTTTCATAGCCCGGCGTATCTATCGTGAAAGCGATGGCGGAAAGCAGGTGTCACGTCCTGCGGTCCTCATTGCCATGGCGGGTATTGCTATCGGGCTGGCTGTGATGATTATTGCCGTGGCGGTGGTTATTGGGTTTAAAAGTGAAGTGCGGAATAAAGTCATAGGATTCGGTTCGCATATCCAGATTGCCAATCTGGATGCGGCGAGTTCTTATGAGACTCATCCGATTATGGTAGGGGATAGCATGATGGCAGCTCTTGTCGCCTATCCTGAAATAAGCCATGTGCAGCGTTTTTCTACCAAACCGGGCATGATTAAGACGGATGATGCTTTTCAGGGCATGGTACTGAAAGGTGTCGGTCCGGAATTTGACCCTCGTTTCATGCAAGAGTATCTGTTGGAAGGCGAGATTCCCGTTTTCAGTGATTCGGTTTCCAGCAATCAAGTGCTTATCTCCAAGGCTTTGGCTACGAAGATGAAGTTGAAACTGGGAGATAAGATATATACTTATTATATACAAGACGATGTCCGTGCGCGCCGGTTGACTATTGCCGGAATTTATCAGACGAACTTTTCCGAATACGATAATCTCTTTTTATTGACTGACCTGAACTTGGTGAACCGCTTGAACGGCTGGCAACCGGAGCAGGTGACCGGGGTGGAACTTCAAGTGAAAGATTATGATAAGCTCGAAGATACGACGTATGAAATAGCGGTCGACACTGACAACCAACAGGATGAACTGGGGGGCGTGTATTATGTGCGTAACATCGAACAGTTGAATCCCCAGATATTTGAGTGGCTTGGTTTATTGGATATGAATGTGTGGGTGATTTTGCTTCTGATGATAGGCGTTGCCGGTTTTACCATGATTTCCGGATTGTTGATTATCATTATCGAACGTACGAATATGATCGGCATCCTGAAGGCTTTGGGAGCTACTAATTTTACGATTCGCAAGACTTTTCTTTGGCTTTCTGTTTTTCTTATTGGAAAAGGAATGCTTTGGGGAAACGTAATCGGTCTGTCATTCTATTTTCTCCAATCTCAATTCGGAATATTTAAGCTTGATCCGGAAAGTTATTATGTCGATACTGTATCGGTTTCTTTCAATATCTGGCTTTTTCTTTTGATTAATATCGGTACATTGTTATCGTCGGTTCTGATGCTGATAGGCCCCTCGTTCCTGATTACCAAAATCAATCCGGCGAGCTCTATGAGATATGAATAA
- a CDS encoding sigma-54-dependent transcriptional regulator, with translation METGTILIVDDNKSVLASLELLLENEFNTVRTATNPNQITTLLTTTSIDIVILDMNFSAGINNGNEGLYWLKRIHEIRPTLPVVMLTAYGDVELAVKALKNGATDFLLKPWDNRTLVQKIKEAYNHKSDGKSSPKSKSQTVGSGNPNKQEMLIGHSPAMLQLIKVVNKVAKTDANILITGENGTGKEMLAREIHRLSPRNTRSMSSIDMGAISESLFESELFGHERGAFTDAYESRPGKFEAASGSSLFMDEIGNLPLALQAKLLTVLQNRNITRIGSNKVVPVDIRLISATNKNIPEMVKQGLFREDLFYRINTIHLEIPPLRERGDDILLFIETFLHRFASKYQRPEMRMHEQTIEKLRSYHWPGNIRELQHAIEKAVILCEGNVIRPKDILVKQSWKPQTTSTVPNLEEVERQAIETAILQNNGNLTAAAEQLGISRQTLYNKLKRFKP, from the coding sequence ATGGAAACCGGAACTATTTTAATAGTAGATGATAATAAAAGTGTGTTGGCTTCGCTGGAACTTTTACTCGAAAACGAGTTCAATACAGTCCGTACAGCCACCAATCCTAATCAGATAACAACACTGCTTACTACCACTTCCATTGATATTGTAATCCTTGACATGAATTTCTCGGCAGGCATCAATAACGGCAACGAAGGATTGTACTGGCTGAAACGTATTCACGAAATCCGTCCCACGCTGCCTGTGGTGATGCTGACTGCCTACGGAGATGTAGAACTTGCCGTAAAAGCCTTGAAGAACGGAGCTACCGATTTTCTTCTCAAACCCTGGGATAACCGGACACTGGTTCAGAAAATAAAGGAAGCATACAATCATAAATCCGACGGGAAAAGCTCCCCAAAATCAAAGAGCCAAACTGTCGGCTCCGGCAATCCGAACAAACAGGAAATGCTGATAGGACATTCTCCCGCCATGCTACAATTAATAAAAGTAGTCAATAAAGTAGCCAAGACCGACGCCAATATCCTGATAACCGGAGAAAACGGAACCGGAAAGGAAATGCTGGCGAGGGAGATACACCGCCTGTCTCCACGCAATACCCGCTCCATGTCAAGTATCGACATGGGAGCTATCAGCGAATCCCTTTTCGAGAGTGAACTTTTCGGCCACGAGCGCGGAGCTTTTACGGATGCCTACGAAAGCCGTCCGGGAAAGTTCGAAGCCGCCAGCGGCAGTTCGCTTTTTATGGATGAGATTGGGAATCTTCCCCTTGCACTACAAGCCAAGTTACTGACCGTACTGCAAAACAGGAATATCACCCGAATCGGAAGCAATAAAGTCGTCCCCGTTGATATCCGTCTCATTTCCGCTACCAATAAAAACATTCCGGAGATGGTGAAACAAGGATTATTCCGCGAAGACTTATTCTACCGTATCAACACTATCCATCTGGAAATTCCCCCATTGCGGGAACGGGGAGACGATATACTTCTGTTCATCGAAACCTTTCTCCACCGTTTCGCTTCGAAATACCAACGTCCGGAAATGCGGATGCATGAGCAAACGATAGAGAAACTACGCTCCTACCACTGGCCGGGCAATATCCGGGAATTGCAGCACGCCATCGAGAAAGCCGTTATCTTATGTGAAGGCAACGTGATACGTCCCAAAGACATTCTGGTAAAACAGAGCTGGAAACCGCAAACTACCAGCACTGTCCCCAACTTGGAAGAAGTGGAAAGGCAAGCCATCGAAACAGCTATCCTGCAAAACAACGGAAACCTGACTGCTGCCGCCGAACAACTGGGAATCAGCCGTCAGACACTCTATAACAAACTAAAACGCTTCAAACCCTGA
- a CDS encoding AI-2E family transporter, whose protein sequence is MSTKEQYWKYSLIVIILFMGVIIFRQITPFLGGLLGALTIYILVRTQMNHLTEKRKMKRSVSALLITAETVLVFLVPLGLTIWLVVNKLQDINLAPQTLVEPIQQVAEFIKEKTGYDVLGKDTLSFIVSILPRIGQIIMESVSSLAINLFVMVFVLYFMLIGGKKMEAYVNAILPFNETNTQEVIHEINMIVRSNAIGIPLLAIIQGGVAMIGYLIFGAPNILLLGFLTCFATIIPMVGTALVWFPVAAYLAISGDWFNAIGLAAYGAIVVSQSDNLIRFILQKKMADTHPLITIFGVVIGLPLFGFMGVIFGPLLLSLFFLFVDMFKKEYLDLRNNLPSR, encoded by the coding sequence ATGAGCACCAAAGAACAATACTGGAAATATTCTCTCATTGTTATTATCCTGTTTATGGGAGTTATCATCTTCCGGCAAATCACTCCTTTTTTGGGGGGATTGTTGGGAGCACTCACCATCTATATACTGGTACGTACACAAATGAACCACCTGACAGAAAAGCGAAAAATGAAACGCAGTGTCAGCGCGCTATTGATTACGGCAGAAACCGTACTGGTGTTTCTTGTCCCTCTCGGATTGACAATATGGCTGGTAGTAAACAAACTTCAGGACATCAATCTGGCTCCACAGACATTGGTCGAACCCATTCAGCAAGTAGCGGAGTTTATCAAGGAAAAGACAGGATATGATGTACTGGGCAAAGATACATTATCGTTCATAGTCTCCATTCTCCCCCGCATCGGACAGATAATCATGGAAAGCGTCAGCAGCCTTGCCATCAATCTGTTTGTCATGGTATTTGTACTCTACTTCATGCTGATAGGCGGGAAAAAGATGGAAGCATATGTCAATGCCATTCTTCCGTTCAACGAGACAAATACGCAGGAAGTGATTCACGAAATCAATATGATTGTACGCTCCAACGCTATCGGTATCCCTCTGTTGGCTATCATTCAAGGGGGTGTTGCCATGATAGGCTATCTTATCTTCGGAGCGCCCAATATTTTACTATTAGGCTTCCTCACCTGTTTTGCTACCATCATTCCGATGGTGGGCACAGCATTGGTATGGTTTCCCGTGGCCGCCTACCTTGCTATCAGCGGAGACTGGTTCAATGCCATCGGACTTGCCGCTTACGGAGCCATTGTCGTCTCACAATCCGACAATCTGATTCGTTTTATCCTTCAAAAGAAAATGGCAGACACCCATCCGTTGATTACCATCTTCGGAGTAGTCATCGGTTTGCCGTTGTTCGGATTTATGGGAGTTATCTTCGGGCCGCTATTACTCTCGCTATTCTTTCTTTTTGTCGATATGTTCAAGAAAGAATATCTGGATTTGCGAAATAACCTTCCTTCGAGATAA
- a CDS encoding glycosyltransferase, which yields MEAFTFNTVELNLLSAAGILFIIQLIYYLGLYNRIHLRNKAVRKEETHFTRELPPLSVIICARNEADNLRKVLPAILEQDYPQFEVIVINDASTDETEDVLGYMEEKYPHLYHSFTPDSARYISHKKLALTLGIKASKHDWLVFTETNCLPASKQWLKLMARNFTSQTQIVLGYSGYDRTKGWLHKRVSFDTLFQSLRYLGFALAGKPYMGIGRNMAYRKELFFKQKGYSKYLNLQRGEDDLFVNQMANSTNTRVETDFNATMRIQPVYRYKDWKEEKVSYVATSRFYRGAQRYLLGFETLSRLLFYVACIAGIVFGILNFHWLAAGIALLLWLIRYTVQAVVINQTAKEIGGNRKYYFSLPVFDILQPMQSLNFKLCRFFRGKGDFMRR from the coding sequence ATGGAAGCATTTACATTCAATACTGTCGAGCTGAATCTACTGTCAGCCGCAGGTATTCTCTTTATTATTCAGCTTATTTACTATCTCGGATTGTACAACCGGATACACCTGCGCAACAAAGCAGTACGTAAAGAAGAAACGCACTTCACACGGGAATTGCCGCCACTTTCCGTCATCATCTGTGCGCGCAACGAAGCTGACAACCTGCGCAAAGTCCTTCCGGCTATCCTGGAACAGGATTACCCGCAGTTTGAAGTCATTGTCATCAATGACGCTTCCACCGACGAGACAGAAGATGTGCTGGGATATATGGAAGAGAAATATCCTCATCTCTACCACAGCTTTACACCGGACAGCGCCCGCTATATCAGCCATAAGAAACTTGCCCTGACCTTAGGCATCAAGGCCAGCAAACACGACTGGCTTGTATTCACGGAGACAAACTGCCTGCCTGCAAGCAAGCAATGGCTGAAACTGATGGCACGCAACTTCACTTCGCAAACTCAAATCGTACTGGGATACAGCGGATACGACCGCACCAAAGGCTGGCTGCACAAACGTGTCTCATTCGACACCTTATTCCAGTCATTGCGCTACCTGGGCTTCGCCCTGGCCGGAAAACCGTACATGGGCATCGGACGCAATATGGCATACCGCAAAGAATTATTCTTCAAGCAAAAAGGATATTCCAAATATCTGAACTTGCAACGCGGAGAAGACGACCTGTTCGTCAACCAGATGGCAAACAGCACCAATACCCGTGTGGAAACGGACTTCAACGCAACCATGCGGATACAACCCGTTTACCGTTATAAAGACTGGAAAGAAGAAAAAGTCAGTTATGTAGCCACCTCACGCTTTTACCGCGGAGCACAACGCTACTTATTAGGTTTTGAAACCTTATCACGCCTGTTATTCTACGTTGCCTGCATCGCCGGTATCGTATTCGGCATCCTTAATTTCCACTGGTTAGCGGCAGGTATTGCGTTGTTGCTCTGGCTGATTCGCTACACCGTGCAAGCCGTTGTCATCAATCAGACCGCCAAAGAAATAGGCGGCAACAGGAAATATTATTTCTCGCTGCCTGTATTCGATATTCTCCAGCCGATGCAGTCATTGAATTTCAAGCTTTGCCGTTTCTTCCGGGGTAAAGGAGACTTTATGAGAAGATAA
- a CDS encoding TolC family protein, with translation MRNIFFLLVLLPAITYAQPAMSLDECIRLAWKQNPSIRNSAIDMKEARTDYAAAIGTFLPRIVANAETGKRFGRSIDPDTNGYTEKTFEEGTVGLDMTLSLFEGFSRINQVRFRKINRERSEWELKDRQNELAYQVTDAYYKLVLERKLLNLALEQSRLSERYLKQTETFVELGLKSVSDLQEVKARREGDIYRYQSRANSCRLSLLHLEQLMNFQPGDTLVIQDTIVELSKLPLLSLPSTETLYGQSLETLPAMRIIGLKQKAARKEYAIAGGAFSPSVYARFTVGSNFYNTAFSARQLRDNIGKYVGIGISFPLLSGFERLTNQRKLKLNLYRLKNEEELEKQQLYTDIEQTLLSLRAGYTEHQQVLQQLSAETQVLKESERKWEEGLISVFQLMEARNRFISVKAELVRVRLQVEMMIKLEKYYREGTFL, from the coding sequence ATGAGGAACATATTCTTTTTATTGGTTTTATTGCCCGCAATTACGTATGCTCAGCCTGCAATGAGTTTGGACGAATGTATCCGTCTGGCATGGAAGCAGAATCCCTCTATACGGAATAGTGCTATCGACATGAAGGAAGCACGAACGGATTATGCCGCCGCTATCGGCACATTCCTTCCCCGTATAGTAGCTAACGCGGAAACGGGAAAGCGTTTCGGGCGTTCGATAGACCCGGATACCAATGGCTATACGGAAAAGACTTTTGAAGAGGGAACAGTAGGTCTTGATATGACTTTGTCTTTGTTTGAAGGTTTCTCGCGTATCAATCAGGTTCGTTTTCGGAAAATAAACCGGGAACGCAGCGAGTGGGAACTGAAAGACAGGCAGAATGAACTCGCTTATCAAGTGACGGACGCTTACTACAAACTGGTTTTGGAAAGAAAACTCTTGAATCTGGCTTTGGAACAAAGCAGGTTGAGCGAACGATACTTGAAACAAACCGAGACATTTGTGGAACTGGGTTTGAAATCCGTCTCCGATTTGCAAGAGGTGAAAGCCCGCAGGGAAGGGGATATATATCGTTATCAATCCCGTGCCAATAGTTGCCGGTTGTCATTGCTGCATCTGGAACAGTTGATGAACTTCCAGCCGGGCGATACGCTTGTCATTCAGGATACGATTGTCGAATTGAGTAAACTCCCGTTGCTTTCACTCCCCTCTACGGAAACATTGTATGGGCAATCGTTGGAAACACTTCCTGCCATGCGTATAATTGGCTTAAAGCAGAAAGCCGCCCGCAAGGAATACGCAATAGCAGGCGGAGCTTTTTCTCCTTCTGTGTATGCCCGCTTTACGGTAGGTTCCAATTTCTACAACACTGCATTTTCTGCCAGACAATTGCGGGATAATATAGGAAAATATGTCGGCATCGGTATCTCTTTCCCTTTGTTGAGTGGTTTTGAACGTCTGACGAATCAGAGGAAGCTGAAACTAAACTTATATCGCTTGAAGAATGAAGAAGAACTGGAGAAACAACAGCTATATACCGACATTGAGCAAACTCTTCTTTCCCTACGTGCCGGCTATACGGAACATCAACAGGTATTGCAGCAATTGAGTGCGGAAACTCAGGTCTTGAAAGAATCCGAACGAAAGTGGGAAGAAGGGCTTATCTCTGTCTTTCAGTTAATGGAAGCCCGCAATCGTTTTATCTCTGTCAAAGCAGAACTGGTTCGTGTACGCTTGCAGGTAGAGATGATGATAAAACTGGAGAAATATTACCGGGAAGGAACTTTCTTATAA